A window of Lysobacter sp. TY2-98 genomic DNA:
TTGTAGTCCGGCGGATTGTGCGAGCCGGTGATCGACACGCAGGAACCCGCACGCAGGTGGTACGCGCCGAAGTAGGTGACCGGCGTCGGCACCACGCCGATGTCCAGCACGTTGCGTCCGGCGCGGCGCAGGCCGGTGATCAGGCCTTCGGCCATCGCCGGGCCGGACAGGCGACCATCGCGGCCGACGACGATGTCGCGCAGGCCCTGCTCCTGCATCACGGTGCCGATCGCCTGGCCGATCAGCTCGGCGATGCCGGCATCGAGGCTCTGGCCCACCACGCCGCGAATGTCGTAGGCGCGGAAGATGCCGCGATCGAGCGCGAGCGACTGCTTCACCGCTTCGGGCTTCTCGGCGGAGACCGGCAGCGGTTCGGTGGGGCGCGTGACGTCGGCGAGCGTCGGCGATTCGTCGTGCTCGACGACGGCTCCGGTCGCGCGCCGCGCAAGCAGCTTGGGCAGCATCACGACGAAGACGGCGAGCAACACGAACACAAGCGCGACGATCGCGCAGCCGATCGAGCCGAGGCCGAGCGGGCCGCCGGCGACGTCCGGCACCGCGGCGGCGACGCGCAGATCGCTGCCGGAAATCTTTTCCGCCATCGCTTCGGCGCTACCGGACAGGTTGCCGTCGCCCTTCTCGGCGAGGTTGGCGCTGCCCTGACGCAGCGCCAGGTAGCTGTCTTCACCGATATCGGCATTGCTCACCGCCTCGGCAAGCGCGCTCATGGGCAGACGCACCAGCGCGACCGCGGGCACCTTGCCGGCGTCGACCGGCGCGGCCAGCGCGATGAACGCGTTGGCGCCGTCGCGCATCGCCCACGCGATCGGCTTGCCGGCGGTGACCGCGGCTTCGAGCGCGGCGACATGACCGTAGCCCGGCCCCTTGTTGCCGGGCGTGCCCAGCGTGTCGTACAGGCCGTCGAGCGTGGCCGGCCGGACCTCACCGCCGCTCGCGCCCTTCCAGCCCGCGGTGAGCTGTTCGGCGGCGCGGTCGAACTGGCCGTTCTTGAGCGCGTCCTGCACGCCGGGGCTCGCGAGCTGGCTGGCGAAGCGCTTCTGCGCGCCGTCGAGCATGGACTGCGCCGCCTGCACGACGGTGTCGCGCGCGGCCTGCACGTCGGAATGGCGGGCCTCGTCGCGCCATTGCGCCCAGGCGTTGAAGCCGAACCAGCCCGCCAGCAACAACGCGAACCCCGCGAGCAGCGGAATCAACGTCTTGAGGCGGTCGACCTGGGCATTGGACATCGCGATTACTCCCCTGCTCGTCGCAGTCTGTTGTTCAGCGCACGCCGGTGTGGCCGAAGCCACCGGCACCGCGTGCACTCGTTTCGAATTCTTCGACCACCTGGAACGTCGCACGCACGATCGGCAGCACGACGAGCTGGGCGATGCGGTCACCGGCCTCGATCGTAAAAGCCGCATCGCCGCGGTTCCAGACGCTCACCATCAGCGGACCCTGGTAGTCCGCGTCGATCAGGCCCGTGCCGTTGCCGAGCACGATGCCGTGTTTATGCCCGAGCCCCGAGCGCGGCAGGATCACGGCGCACAGCGCCGGATCGGCGATGTGGATCGACAGGCCCGTCGGCACGAGGTGCGTTTCGCGCGGCGCGATCGTCAGCGGCGTTTCCAGCGCGGCACGCAGGTCGACGCCGGCGCTGGCGGTGGTGGCGTATTCGGGGAGCGGCCACGTGCCGCCGTAGCGCGCGTCGAGCAGGCGGACTTCGATGGTGCGTTCGGTCATGCGAGGCGGGCCTCGATCAGGTCGAGTAGGCCGTTCGCGATGTCGGACTTCGCGCCGGGGCCGAGCGTGGTCGCCGCGTCCGCGTCGTACACGACCAACGTGTTCTCGTCGCTTTCGAAACCGCTGCCTTCCACGCCGACGCGGTTCGCGGCGATCAGGTCGAGCTTCTTCGCGACGAGCTTGCCGCGCGCATAGGTTTCGACATCGTGCGTCTCCGCGGCGAAACCGACGACCAGGTGCGGGCGCTTCGGATGCGACGCGACCTCCGCGAGGATGTCGCGCGTGCGCACCAGCTGCAGCGTGAGCGTGTCCTGCCCGGGCTGCTTCTTGAGCTTGTTCGGCGAGATCGAGACCGGCGTGTAATCCGCGACGGCCGCTGCGCCGATGTAGACGTCGCACGGCAGCGCGGCGGTGACTGCGGCATGCATCTGCGCGGCGCTGCGCACGTCGATGCGGGTGACGTTCGGCGGCGTCGCAAGATGCACGGGGCCGGCGATCAGCACGACGTCGGCGCCGCGCGCGGCCGCAGCGGTCGCCACGGCGAAGCCCATCTTTCCGCTGCTGCGGTTGCCGAGGAAACGCACCGGATCGAGGTCCTCGAACGTCGGCCCGGCGCTGACCACGACGCGGCGCCCCGCGAGCGCGCTCATGCGGCCTCGCCCGACAAGGCGCGCACGATCGCCATCGGCTCGACCATGCGGCCTTCGCCGATCTCGCCGCAGGCTTGGTCGCCGGCGTCGGGGCCGATGACCAGCACGCCGCGGTCGCGCAGCGTCGCGACGTTCGCCTGCGTGGCGGCGTTCGCCCACATCACGCGGTTCATCGCGGGGGCGACGGCGATCGGTGCTTCGGTCGCGAGGCACAGGGTCGTGACCAGATCGTCCGCGAAACCGTGCGCGAGCTTGGCCATCGTGTTCGCGGTGGCCGGCGCGACGACGACGACGCTCGCCCAGCGCGCAAGTTCGATGTGGCCCATCGCGGCTTCGGCCTGTTCGTCCCACAGTGACGTGCGCACCGGCTGGCCGGACAGCGCCTGGAAGGTGGTCGCGCCGACGAAACGCTGCGCGTTCTCGGTCATCGCCACGCGCACCTCGGCACCGGCGTCGCGCAGGCGACGCACCAGCTCGGCGGCCTTGTAGGCGGCGATGCCGCCGGTCACGCAGAGCAGGATGCGGTGGCCGGAAAGCGCGGTCACGGGGCGGAAAATTCCGACGGAGAAGGCGGTCGACAGCTTACCCGAACGGCCGCAATCGCCCGATCCGCCGCGTGCCGGGTGTCACGGTGCAATGACCGTCCCATCGACGTCCACGGAGGGACGCATGCACATCCGCGACTGGCCGGCCGCCGAGCGACCGCGCGAAAAGCTGCTCGCGCGCGGCGCGGGTGCGCTGTCGGACGCCGAACTCCTCGCACTGTTCCTCGGCTCCGGACTGCGCGGGCAGGACGCGGTGGCGACGGCGCGCGGGCTGCTGTCGGAGCACGGCCCGCTGCGGAAACTGCTGGAGCGGTCGCCCAACGAGCTCGCGGAGCTGCGCGGCGTCGGCCCGGCCCGCGCGTGCACACTGGCTGCTGCTCTGGAGATCGGCCAGCGCGTGCTTGCCGCCGACCTCGAACGCGGCGACGCCCTGAAGGATCCGCCCACCGCCGGACGCCTGTTCGCCCAGCGCCTGCGCCCGTTTGACCACGAAGTGTTCGCGGTGATGTTCCTCGACGTCCGCCATCGCATGCTGGCGTTCGAGGAGATGTTCCACGGCACGCTGGACGGCGCGGACGTGCATACCCGCGACGTCGCCCGCCGCGCGCTCGCCCACAACGCCGCGGCGGTGATCGTCGGCCACAACCATCCGAGCGGGAATCCGGAGCCCAGCGCCGCCGATCGCGTGGTCACCGCGCGCCTCAAGCAGGCGCTGGCGCTGGTCGATGTCCGGCTGCTCGACCATTTCGTCGTCGGCGATGGGCCGGCGGTGTCGATGGCGGCTCGGGGGTGGGTGTAGCGGTGCGGCCATGGTCGGCTGCGGCACCGGTGGAACGGCATTGGCGTCTGTCCGCCGTCGCCATGCGGTGCCGAGGCGCCCCCGTTGCCCCGGGCGTGACCGGCGACGGACCCGGCCGCTCGGCGCGACCGTACAATGCCGCCCCCGTCCCGCAGTCCCGGACCGACCGTGAAATCCACGCTCCGCGCCCTCGTCGAGCAGGCCATCGACGCCCTGCGCGCCGCCGGCACGCTCCCTGCCGATGCACCTTCGCCCGACTTCGTCATCGAGCGGCCGAAGAACCGTGCGCAGGGCGACTTCTCGACCAACGCGGCGATGCTGCTGGCCAAGCCGGCCAAGTCGAACCCGCGCGCAATCGCGCAGGCGCTGGTCGACGCACTGCCGACGAACGATGCGATCGCGTCGGTCGAAATTGCCGGTCCCGGTTTCATCAACTTCCGCGTCGCCGAAGGCGCGTGGCGCTCGACGCTGCGCGACGTCGCCACGCAGGGCACGCAATTCGGTCGCAACAACAGCGGCAACGGCCGCCGCGCGGGCGTCGAATACGTGTCGGCGAACCCGACCGGCCCGCTGCACGTCGGCCATGGCCGCGCCGCGGTCATCGGCGACTGCATCGCGCGCGTGCTCGACGCCAACGGCTGGAACGTGGCGCGCGAGTTCTACTACAACGACGCCGGCGTGCAGATCCAGAATCTCGCGATCTCGACGCAGGCACGCGCGAAGGGTCGCGGCCCGGACGACGCCGGCTGGCCGGAAGACGGCTACCGCGGCGACTACATCAAGGACGTCGCCGCCGCGTATCTGCGCGGCGATGCGGTCGAGGTCGAAGGCCACACCGTCGTCGGCGCGAAGGATCCCGACGATCTCGACGCGATCCGCGCGTTCGCCGTGGCCTACCTGCGCCGCGAGCAGAACCTCGACCTCGAAGCCTATGGCGTCACCTTCGACGTCTACTTCCTCGAGAGCTCGCTCTATACCGACGGCAAGGTCGAGGAGACCGTGCGCGAACTGATCGCACACGGCCACACGTACGAGGAAGGCGGCGCGCTGTGGCTGCGCAGCACCGACTTCGGCGACGACAAGGACCGCGTGATGCGCAAGTCCGACGGCACGTACACCTACTTCGTGCCGGACGTCGCGTACCACCTGTCGAAGTGGCAGCGCGGCTACCTGCGCGCGATCACCGAACTCGGTGCCGACCACCACGGCTCGCTCGCGCGCGTGAAGGCCGGCCTGCAGGCGCTCGACGCCGGCATTCCGCAGAACTGGCCGGAATACGTGCTGCACCAGATGGTCACCGTGTTGCGCGGCGGCGAGGAAGTGAAGCTCTCCAAGCGCGCCGGCAGCTACCTCACCCTGCGCGACCTGATCGACGAGGTCGGCGCGGACGCCGTGCGCTGGTTCCTGATCGCACGCAAGCCCGATTCGCAGCTCACGTTCGACATCGACCTCGCGCGCAGCCAGTCGATGGACAATCCGGTCTACTACGTGCAGGTCTCGCATGCGCGCATGTGCGGGCTGATGCGTCAGCTCAAGGAGCGTGGACTCGCGTTCGATCTGCAGAACGGCCTCGCGCAACCGCTGGATCTGGACGACGCGACCACGCACGCGCTGGTCGCCGACCTGTCGCGCTACGCCGAAGTCGTCGAAACGGCGGGACGCGATCTCGAACCGCACCAGATCGCGGCCTACCTGCTCGAACTCGCGCAGGCCTTCCAGTCGTATTACAACGAGCACCAGTTCCTGGTCGACGACGCGAACGTGCGCGATGCGCGCCTCGCGCTGGCTTCAGCCACGCGTCAGGTGATTTCGAATGGACTGGCGCTTTTGGGCGTCTCCGCCCCCGAGGTGATGTGATGGCGCAGAAGCGCGGCAAGACCCAGGCGCGCCGTTCCGGCGGCGGTGGTGGTGGCGGTTCGATGCCCGGCTGGGCGTGGCTGGTGATCGGCGTGGCGATCACGCTGCTGGTCGTGCTCGCGGCGCCGCGCCTCATGCATCGCGACAAGGACGGCTTCTTCCGTCCGACGCCGAATCCCGATGCGCTGCCCAAGCCCGCCGATGGTGACGACGCGGTGGTCGACGATGAAGCCGTCGACGACAAGAACGCGACGCCGAAGGCCGCCACCGCACCGGCCGACGATGCCAAGAAGAAGCAGGACTTCGACTTCTACACGCTGCTGCCGGGCAAGGAAGTGCCGATGACCGACGCCGAGCTCGCCGCGAGCGAGCAGGCGGAGAAGGCGCAAAAGCCCGCGCCGACGGATCCGACACCCGCACCGTCGACGCCCGCTGCAACCGCGACCGCCACGAGCGACACGAAGCCGCTGCCGCCACCGATCGACGAAAGCGCGCCGAAGCCGGCATCGACCGACAGCCATGCAGCGACGGCCCCGAGCGCCGCGACGACGGCTGCGGCACCGGCGGACACGCACTACATCCTGCAGGCCGGCGCGTTCCAGGCCTCCGGCCAGGCGGAAGAACTGAAGGCGAAGATCGCGCTTCTCGGCCTGGGCGCGCGCGTCGAATCCGCGCAGATCAGCGGCAAGACGGTCTATCGCGTGCGCATGGGCCCGTACGGCAGCGCCAGCGAACTCGCCGAAGCCAAGCGCAAACTTGCGAGTGGCGGCCTGTCGGCGATGGCGGTGAAGACGAACTGACGCTCGGCGCCACGGTCGGCGCCCTCAGCCGCACCACGACGCCGCGCCAATGCGCGGCGTCGTGCTTTTCGGCGTGCGTCGCTTCGAGTACTCACCCGTGGGTGGACCGCGGCATCCGCCGGTGGAAATCGCGGTGCATCACGACGCGCGGAGCGATCGAACGCCCCGGAGACGCAGGATGCGCATTGCACTTCCGGCGATCCGACATTGCGGGTCATGCACCTGCCTTGCCAGCACGCGCAATGCGTCGAACATGCAAGGATTGACGACCACACGCGCATCTCAAACCGGTGCGCCGATGTCGCGGTCCCGGTGTCACGCAGCGGCGTCACGATGGCGCTCCAGACCCGCAGCCATACCGAACGCCACGTCTACGTCCGAGGCGATCCCGCCGAATCACGCGCCGTGACGCGCCCCAGCACAACGCGGAACGCCTAGACTCGAACGGCCCTTCCCTGGATGCGCCCAATGCGTTCGATTCCGCCGCCCCGCCGACTCATCGCCTGCGCCGTCGCCCTCGTCGTGCTGGTGGCGCTGACCGGCGCGCTGTTCCTGCTGCATCGCTCGAACGGCGGCTGGTCCACGCCGCTCGGTTCGGTCGAGATCCTGGATCTGCTCGCCGTTGCGATCGCGATGGGCGTCGGCGGCGTGATCGCACGCCAGGGCTTCGGCATCGCCGCGGTCGGGCTGGTGCTCCTGATCGGCATCACCAGTTCGATGGCGGCCTACGGCGGGGCGCCTGCCGTGCACGGCGGCGCGGTGCACTGGCTGCTGCGCAACACCGCACTGCAGCTGGTGTTGTCGGCGATCGTCGCGTGGGGCGCGGCGGTCGCGGGCGAACGCATCGCCGCGCGCCGCCGTACCGGCTCAGCGTGAACGCTTGAGCGCGATCAGCGCGGAGGTGTCGGCGTCGCCGAGGCCGCGCTCGGTGACGAGCTCCGCGTAGTCGGCCAGCGCCTGGTCGATGACCGTGGTGCGGATACCCGTCTGCTGCGCCATACCCTGCACGATGCGCAGGTCCTTGAGCATGTGCGCGTTCTTGAAGCCGGGCGTGAACTCGTCGCGCAGCATGGTCGCGCCGCGCTTGTCGAGGAACCAGTTCGATGCCGCACCGGCCATCAGCGTCGGAATGAGGCGTTCCGGCTCGAGACCCAGCTTCTCCGCGAGCGCGAGACCCTCGCAGACGGCTTCGTTGATGCCCGCGACCAGCACCTGGTTGATCGCTTTGGTCGCCTGGCCCGCGCCCGTGCCGCCCATGTGCGAGATGCGCGCGGCGTAGCTTTCGAGCACCGGACGCGCCTTTTCCAGCACGTCGGCGTCGCCGCCGGCCATCACCGACAGCTTGCCGTTGCGCGCGCCTTCGACGCCGCCCGAAACCGGCGCGTCGATGAAGCCGATGCCGTGCTCCGCGCACATGGCGGCCGCACGGCGTGCGGTGTCGATCGACACCGTCGAATGGTCGATGACGACCGTGCCCGGACGCAGCACGTCCGCCAGACCCGCGACGTTCTCGAGCACGTCCGCGTCCAGCGGCACGCACAGCGCGACGACGTCGCAGTCGGCGAAGTTCGCGGCGTTGCGCGCGGCGCGCACGCCGAGCTCCGCGGCGAGCGCGTCGGCCTTGTCCTGC
This region includes:
- the argS gene encoding arginine--tRNA ligase translates to MKSTLRALVEQAIDALRAAGTLPADAPSPDFVIERPKNRAQGDFSTNAAMLLAKPAKSNPRAIAQALVDALPTNDAIASVEIAGPGFINFRVAEGAWRSTLRDVATQGTQFGRNNSGNGRRAGVEYVSANPTGPLHVGHGRAAVIGDCIARVLDANGWNVAREFYYNDAGVQIQNLAISTQARAKGRGPDDAGWPEDGYRGDYIKDVAAAYLRGDAVEVEGHTVVGAKDPDDLDAIRAFAVAYLRREQNLDLEAYGVTFDVYFLESSLYTDGKVEETVRELIAHGHTYEEGGALWLRSTDFGDDKDRVMRKSDGTYTYFVPDVAYHLSKWQRGYLRAITELGADHHGSLARVKAGLQALDAGIPQNWPEYVLHQMVTVLRGGEEVKLSKRAGSYLTLRDLIDEVGADAVRWFLIARKPDSQLTFDIDLARSQSMDNPVYYVQVSHARMCGLMRQLKERGLAFDLQNGLAQPLDLDDATTHALVADLSRYAEVVETAGRDLEPHQIAAYLLELAQAFQSYYNEHQFLVDDANVRDARLALASATRQVISNGLALLGVSAPEVM
- a CDS encoding NAD(P)-dependent oxidoreductase, with the translated sequence MKTGFIGLGAMGAPMARHVHSRGLLTAVGTRTQDKADALAAELGVRAARNAANFADCDVVALCVPLDADVLENVAGLADVLRPGTVVIDHSTVSIDTARRAAAMCAEHGIGFIDAPVSGGVEGARNGKLSVMAGGDADVLEKARPVLESYAARISHMGGTGAGQATKAINQVLVAGINEAVCEGLALAEKLGLEPERLIPTLMAGAASNWFLDKRGATMLRDEFTPGFKNAHMLKDLRIVQGMAQQTGIRTTVIDQALADYAELVTERGLGDADTSALIALKRSR
- the radC gene encoding DNA repair protein RadC → MHIRDWPAAERPREKLLARGAGALSDAELLALFLGSGLRGQDAVATARGLLSEHGPLRKLLERSPNELAELRGVGPARACTLAAALEIGQRVLAADLERGDALKDPPTAGRLFAQRLRPFDHEVFAVMFLDVRHRMLAFEEMFHGTLDGADVHTRDVARRALAHNAAAVIVGHNHPSGNPEPSAADRVVTARLKQALALVDVRLLDHFVVGDGPAVSMAARGWV
- a CDS encoding phosphomannomutase/phosphoglucomutase: MSNAQVDRLKTLIPLLAGFALLLAGWFGFNAWAQWRDEARHSDVQAARDTVVQAAQSMLDGAQKRFASQLASPGVQDALKNGQFDRAAEQLTAGWKGASGGEVRPATLDGLYDTLGTPGNKGPGYGHVAALEAAVTAGKPIAWAMRDGANAFIALAAPVDAGKVPAVALVRLPMSALAEAVSNADIGEDSYLALRQGSANLAEKGDGNLSGSAEAMAEKISGSDLRVAAAVPDVAGGPLGLGSIGCAIVALVFVLLAVFVVMLPKLLARRATGAVVEHDESPTLADVTRPTEPLPVSAEKPEAVKQSLALDRGIFRAYDIRGVVGQSLDAGIAELIGQAIGTVMQEQGLRDIVVGRDGRLSGPAMAEGLITGLRRAGRNVLDIGVVPTPVTYFGAYHLRAGSCVSITGSHNPPDYNGFKIVVGGETLSGDAIMDLYARIADDRLHTAPTPGNLEAQDIGEDYVQRIAADIQIDRPLKVVVDAGNGAAGEIGPRVLEAIGAEVIPLHCEIDGTFPNHHPDPSEPHNLVDLIQMVERLDADLGIAFDGDGDRLGVITRDGQNIFPDRLLMMFAADVLERNPGAVILFDVKCTGRLPGHILRHGGSPLMWKTGHSLIKAKMRETDAELAGEMSGHFFFKERWYGFDDGIYSAARLLEILAAQSRTPTETLNALPNGVSTPEIKVDAPNGNPHAFVDRFREEAKFEGARLSTIDGLRVDYADGWGLVRASNTTPILVMRFDADSADALARIQNAFREQLLALQPDLVLPF
- the dut gene encoding dUTP diphosphatase → MTERTIEVRLLDARYGGTWPLPEYATTASAGVDLRAALETPLTIAPRETHLVPTGLSIHIADPALCAVILPRSGLGHKHGIVLGNGTGLIDADYQGPLMVSVWNRGDAAFTIEAGDRIAQLVVLPIVRATFQVVEEFETSARGAGGFGHTGVR
- a CDS encoding SPOR domain-containing protein — its product is MAQKRGKTQARRSGGGGGGGSMPGWAWLVIGVAITLLVVLAAPRLMHRDKDGFFRPTPNPDALPKPADGDDAVVDDEAVDDKNATPKAATAPADDAKKKQDFDFYTLLPGKEVPMTDAELAASEQAEKAQKPAPTDPTPAPSTPAATATATSDTKPLPPPIDESAPKPASTDSHAATAPSAATTAAAPADTHYILQAGAFQASGQAEELKAKIALLGLGARVESAQISGKTVYRVRMGPYGSASELAEAKRKLASGGLSAMAVKTN